A genomic segment from Pyrodictium occultum encodes:
- a CDS encoding TIGR04013 family B12-binding domain/radical SAM domain-containing protein translates to MPERVALVARTLYGARNAFAHLAAALEDSGLLGQGLDLFFAEEDPVPLARRLEEKGYRPVLLYGVSTPVFLELMDEIAGAASRYPVVAGGPHAEGAYWQLLRLGVYAAVVGDGENAIVALAEHFLGERDISEVPNIAYMEGGGVFRVTRIELVDLDDYRPYSSRYQLYPPLEIMRGCPYSCRFCQVPWLFKSRVRFRSPGRAVEAARAYIEAGRRRIRFIAPIGFAYMSPRPGEPNPEALEELLRGVREAGGEPYLGSFPSETRPEYVTPKALRVVKRYAANRRVSVGLQSGSDKVLKAVGRGHTVEEALEAVELIHRHGLQAVVDIIFGLPGEDEEAVEATVEVIYRLAGMGARLRLHSFLPLPGTPLARARPRPVHPRYREAVRRLLGRGVVEGDWEWQEKIAPEIYCLTALDPAPTREPRPLEEARETCSRAWSRWSRLMAAAGAGPGVAESLSRGPRCL, encoded by the coding sequence TTGCCGGAGAGAGTCGCGCTGGTGGCCCGGACGCTCTACGGGGCCCGCAACGCCTTCGCCCACCTGGCCGCGGCGCTGGAGGATAGCGGGCTGCTGGGCCAGGGCCTGGACCTCTTCTTCGCCGAGGAGGACCCGGTCCCCCTGGCCAGGAGGCTGGAGGAGAAGGGCTACCGCCCCGTGCTGCTCTACGGGGTCTCCACCCCAGTGTTCCTCGAGCTGATGGATGAGATCGCCGGGGCCGCCTCCCGCTACCCAGTGGTGGCCGGGGGCCCCCACGCGGAGGGGGCCTACTGGCAGCTCCTCCGCCTCGGCGTCTACGCCGCCGTGGTGGGAGACGGGGAGAACGCTATCGTGGCCCTCGCCGAGCACTTTCTCGGGGAGCGGGACATATCCGAGGTCCCGAACATAGCCTACATGGAGGGCGGGGGCGTCTTCCGTGTCACGAGGATAGAGCTTGTCGACCTCGACGACTACCGGCCCTACAGCAGCCGCTACCAGCTCTACCCGCCTCTGGAGATAATGAGGGGCTGCCCCTACTCCTGCAGGTTCTGCCAGGTCCCCTGGCTCTTCAAGTCCAGGGTGCGCTTCCGCAGCCCCGGCCGCGCCGTGGAGGCGGCGAGGGCCTACATCGAGGCGGGCAGGAGGAGAATACGCTTCATAGCCCCCATAGGCTTCGCCTACATGTCGCCGCGGCCCGGCGAGCCGAACCCGGAGGCGCTGGAGGAGCTGCTCCGCGGCGTCAGGGAGGCGGGCGGGGAGCCCTACCTGGGCAGCTTCCCCAGCGAGACCAGGCCCGAGTACGTCACCCCTAAGGCTCTCCGCGTGGTGAAGCGCTACGCCGCCAACCGCAGGGTGTCGGTGGGCCTCCAGTCCGGCAGCGACAAGGTGCTCAAGGCCGTTGGCAGGGGCCACACTGTGGAGGAGGCGCTCGAAGCCGTGGAGCTGATACACCGCCACGGGCTCCAGGCGGTGGTGGACATAATCTTCGGGCTCCCCGGCGAGGACGAGGAGGCGGTGGAGGCGACCGTGGAGGTCATATACCGTCTGGCCGGCATGGGGGCGAGGCTTCGGCTCCACAGCTTCCTACCCCTCCCCGGCACCCCTCTCGCCAGGGCCCGGCCGAGGCCGGTGCACCCCCGGTACCGGGAGGCGGTCCGCAGGCTCCTGGGCCGCGGCGTAGTGGAGGGCGACTGGGAGTGGCAGGAGAAGATAGCCCCGGAGATCTACTGCCTAACAGCCCTCGACCCGGCCCCCACGAGGGAGCCTAGGCCCCTCGAAGAGGCTAGGGAGACGTGCAGCCGGGCCTGGAGCAGGTGGAGCCGGCTGATGGCAGCCGCGGGCGCCGGGCCAGGGGTGGCTGAATCCCTCTCCAGGGGCCCCCGCTGCCTCTAG
- a CDS encoding 2-oxoacid:acceptor oxidoreductase family protein — translation MVPPKPRGVEQALPTTPQGGGFLEALRRTVEIRFHGRGGQGAVTAASILVRAVQLEGKWGQAIPSFGAERRGAHVLAFARVADRPVPVHSMVRRPHVVVVLDPWLLETEREKVLEGMRPGATVVANLPKPVDLGVEGLRLYWVNATRIAEELGLVVAGWPVVNTAMLGALARATGIVSIDSVARAIREHWSGRPRVADLNAEAARRAYMETGEAVQRPVEVAGL, via the coding sequence ATGGTGCCGCCCAAGCCCCGGGGCGTGGAGCAGGCCTTGCCTACAACACCGCAGGGCGGCGGCTTCCTAGAGGCGCTGCGGAGGACCGTGGAGATACGCTTCCACGGCCGCGGCGGCCAGGGGGCGGTGACGGCCGCCTCCATACTCGTGAGGGCGGTGCAGCTGGAGGGCAAGTGGGGCCAGGCTATCCCCAGCTTCGGCGCCGAGAGGAGGGGCGCCCACGTCCTAGCCTTCGCCCGGGTGGCCGACCGGCCGGTGCCGGTCCACAGCATGGTGCGGAGGCCCCACGTGGTAGTGGTGCTCGACCCCTGGCTCCTCGAGACCGAGAGGGAGAAGGTTCTGGAGGGCATGAGGCCTGGGGCCACGGTGGTGGCCAACCTGCCCAAGCCCGTGGACCTCGGCGTCGAGGGGCTCCGGCTCTACTGGGTCAACGCCACGAGGATAGCGGAGGAGCTGGGCCTCGTGGTGGCGGGCTGGCCGGTGGTGAACACGGCCATGCTGGGCGCACTGGCCAGGGCCACCGGCATAGTGTCGATAGACTCGGTGGCCAGGGCCATCCGGGAGCACTGGAGCGGCAGGCCCCGGGTGGCGGATCTCAACGCCGAGGCCGCCAGGCGCGCCTACATGGAGACCGGGGAGGCGGTCCAGAGGCCCGTGGAGGTGGCCGGGCTGTGA
- a CDS encoding ABC transporter permease yields the protein MSASRARRVERLLLVFAAFSSLGMLFILAPLAALLVSVDPGTFAKVWLRDTPYARQAYPALLRTLEASLVSSTLLLVIGIPLGYLLARSEFPGKRLVEALVDVPLVIPHAVAGIMILLAYGRRGLLGGLAAALGLQVENGFWGIVASMMFVSFPLMVDVLKLGYERVGASLELVARSLGASPWMVFRRVTLPLILPHIAAGFLLSWARAMSEVGAILIVAYYPKTINVLIYEWFNNYGLRYAVALSAFVVLLSIAAFTAIRVLTRHDHGA from the coding sequence TTGTCAGCCTCCAGGGCCAGGAGGGTTGAGAGGCTCCTCCTGGTTTTCGCCGCCTTCTCCTCGCTCGGCATGCTGTTCATACTCGCGCCCCTGGCAGCTCTCCTCGTCAGCGTGGACCCTGGGACATTCGCCAAGGTGTGGCTCCGCGACACCCCCTACGCGCGGCAGGCCTACCCCGCGCTGCTCCGGACCCTCGAGGCCTCCCTAGTATCCTCGACACTGCTGCTGGTAATCGGTATACCCCTGGGCTACCTGCTGGCCCGCAGCGAGTTCCCCGGGAAGAGGCTGGTCGAGGCCCTGGTGGACGTGCCGCTGGTAATCCCCCACGCCGTGGCCGGTATAATGATCCTGCTCGCCTACGGCCGCCGGGGGCTCCTCGGGGGCCTCGCAGCCGCCCTGGGGCTCCAGGTGGAGAACGGCTTCTGGGGCATAGTGGCCAGCATGATGTTCGTGTCCTTCCCGTTGATGGTTGACGTGCTGAAGCTGGGCTACGAGAGGGTCGGCGCCTCCCTGGAGCTCGTAGCCAGGAGCCTGGGGGCAAGCCCCTGGATGGTGTTCAGGAGGGTGACGCTGCCGCTCATACTGCCCCACATCGCCGCGGGCTTCCTCCTGTCATGGGCCAGGGCTATGAGCGAGGTCGGCGCGATACTCATAGTGGCGTACTACCCGAAAACAATAAACGTGCTGATATACGAGTGGTTTAACAACTACGGGCTAAGATACGCTGTAGCCCTCTCAGCCTTCGTAGTGCTCCTCTCCATCGCGGCTTTCACGGCGATAAGGGTGCTGACCCGCCATGATCACGGTGCGTAA
- the wtpA gene encoding tungstate ABC transporter substrate-binding protein WtpA, giving the protein MHSSRRLMLAAALAAIVLAAAVALLSLRMGAGSGGELVVFTAGSLRIPLEKVAEEYKRLHGTDVIIEASGSVEAIRKVTDLGRKADIIAVADYRLIPRFLVPRYASWYIAFASNELVLVYTNHSKYHELLEKHPEEWYEILSRSDVKWGFSDPNKDPCGYRAVGAIGLASLYYHNASILGLLTNNTNIEVRRMENGTLELVVPADLEVRSGSNLVVRPKSVDLIALLEAGELDYAFEYRSVAVQHHLHYLRLPRAINLGDPRESSFYSRVVVRILSGTDKETAVAMAPIVYGITVLDDAPHHEEAVRFLRLLLGPYGRKVFEEAGQPFLEKPLAYGRVPEELRSLVSLQGQEG; this is encoded by the coding sequence TTGCATAGCTCTAGACGCTTGATGCTAGCGGCCGCATTGGCTGCGATAGTCCTTGCGGCCGCCGTGGCCCTCCTGAGCCTCCGCATGGGGGCTGGGAGCGGCGGGGAGCTCGTCGTATTCACCGCCGGCTCGCTGAGGATCCCCCTGGAGAAGGTGGCGGAGGAGTACAAGAGGCTCCACGGGACGGACGTGATAATAGAGGCTAGCGGCAGCGTGGAGGCGATACGCAAGGTAACCGACCTGGGGAGGAAGGCCGACATCATAGCCGTGGCAGACTACAGGCTTATACCCAGGTTCCTGGTCCCCAGGTACGCGAGCTGGTACATAGCCTTCGCGAGCAACGAGCTGGTACTAGTATACACGAACCACTCCAAGTACCACGAGCTGCTCGAGAAGCACCCGGAGGAGTGGTACGAGATACTCTCGAGGAGCGATGTAAAGTGGGGCTTCTCCGACCCCAACAAGGACCCATGCGGCTACCGGGCGGTGGGCGCGATAGGCCTGGCCTCCCTATACTACCATAACGCATCGATACTAGGGCTGCTCACCAACAACACCAACATAGAGGTTAGGAGGATGGAGAACGGCACGCTGGAGCTGGTAGTCCCCGCGGACCTCGAGGTTAGGAGCGGCAGCAACCTGGTGGTGAGGCCCAAGAGCGTGGACCTCATAGCCCTCCTCGAGGCCGGTGAGCTGGACTACGCCTTCGAGTACCGCAGCGTGGCGGTGCAGCACCACCTCCACTACCTGAGACTCCCCCGGGCAATCAACCTGGGAGACCCCAGGGAGAGCAGCTTCTACAGCAGGGTGGTGGTCAGGATACTCTCGGGGACTGACAAGGAGACGGCAGTGGCCATGGCCCCGATAGTGTACGGCATAACCGTGCTCGATGACGCGCCGCACCACGAGGAGGCGGTAAGGTTCCTGAGGCTCCTGCTCGGCCCCTACGGCAGGAAGGTGTTCGAGGAGGCGGGGCAGCCCTTCCTTGAGAAGCCCCTCGCGTATGGCAGGGTGCCGGAGGAGCTTAGGAGCCTTGTCAGCCTCCAGGGCCAGGAGGGTTGA
- a CDS encoding B12-binding domain-containing radical SAM protein, which translates to MPSGRAVETRSYISSRELLEALRGAEEAAERLGVTVSAWCAPFVEALPWAKHLRASNCRDWAVMDITPSGKVVLCDVLGVVVADAAKEGLRRAWEKLQSHPLNKLTHSVPRECRGCPLAPAAAGAATLGQCSAGAASRPRTRCAPSRRRRGGRGPGATVYSRPGGGATGRAAAAVPGGPERLREHGVVVKRCRGCLRVALVYPSVYSAAVASLAYQNLYYMINSLDYAVAERFVAASTAGEEPPPRSLETGSPLSSFDLILAPVSYELDYVTLARILLAAGIEPLRRRRGGRGPLVAVGGPVPSMNPAVALGLADLVLVGEAEETVPRLLDALHGGGPGGAEELACSTGFLAPGCSSPVHKAVVASLDEAFHTTIQFRVPGSGEPWGEAYMVEASRGCPHMCRFCMEAHFLLPARHRSTARIRSLVEEGVEANKVNGVAFYSLSFFDHPGADRLLEWVVGEGLEASIGSLRADQLTEDRVELMSRAGQRVVTVAPETLSPRLCRGIGKCIPLERVEEIAELAWRRRMHVKLYLMLGLPGESDGDVEAYAEALRRLSRRAPPAREAIRVSVNPLVPKPWTPLQRHPLIDRRVYERRVRILRRAQSKVLSVDALSYRYAYAQAVVARGDERVAELLAEWARLGGRLGQLWTAARRLGVSLDAYTSGKGPRPWEELVRPGYPPAALQAAYRAALRAVGEQG; encoded by the coding sequence ATGCCCTCGGGCAGGGCGGTGGAGACCCGCAGCTACATCTCCTCAAGGGAGCTCCTTGAGGCCCTCCGCGGCGCGGAGGAGGCAGCCGAGAGGCTCGGCGTAACGGTCTCGGCCTGGTGCGCCCCCTTCGTCGAGGCCCTGCCCTGGGCCAAGCACCTGAGGGCCAGCAACTGCAGGGACTGGGCCGTCATGGATATAACGCCGTCGGGCAAGGTTGTGCTCTGCGACGTGTTGGGCGTAGTGGTGGCTGACGCGGCGAAGGAGGGGCTCCGGAGGGCCTGGGAGAAGCTGCAGAGCCACCCACTGAACAAGCTCACCCACAGCGTGCCCAGGGAGTGTAGGGGTTGCCCCCTCGCCCCCGCTGCCGCGGGGGCTGCTACGCTAGGGCAATGCTCCGCTGGGGCCGCCTCCCGGCCCCGGACCCGCTGTGCCCCCTCGCGCCGGCGACGGGGCGGTAGAGGCCCCGGGGCCACGGTATATTCGCGTCCCGGCGGCGGGGCCACGGGCAGGGCTGCAGCGGCGGTGCCAGGAGGCCCGGAGCGGCTGAGGGAGCACGGTGTAGTGGTGAAGCGGTGCCGGGGCTGCCTCCGGGTGGCCCTGGTCTACCCATCCGTCTACAGCGCTGCGGTGGCCAGCCTGGCCTACCAGAACCTCTACTACATGATCAACAGCCTCGACTACGCTGTAGCCGAGAGGTTCGTGGCGGCTTCGACGGCCGGGGAGGAGCCTCCCCCCAGGAGCCTCGAGACCGGCTCCCCCCTCTCCAGCTTCGACCTCATACTCGCCCCCGTGAGCTACGAGCTAGACTACGTCACCCTCGCCCGCATCCTCCTGGCCGCCGGCATTGAGCCGCTCCGCCGCAGGAGGGGCGGGAGGGGCCCGCTGGTCGCGGTGGGCGGCCCCGTCCCCAGCATGAACCCTGCCGTGGCGCTCGGCCTCGCCGACCTGGTGCTGGTCGGGGAAGCAGAGGAGACGGTGCCGAGGCTCCTCGATGCCCTCCACGGCGGGGGCCCAGGCGGCGCCGAGGAGCTGGCCTGCAGCACTGGCTTCCTGGCCCCCGGCTGCAGCAGCCCCGTCCACAAGGCCGTGGTCGCCAGCCTGGACGAGGCCTTCCACACGACCATCCAGTTCCGCGTCCCCGGCAGCGGGGAGCCCTGGGGAGAGGCCTACATGGTCGAGGCCAGCAGGGGCTGCCCCCACATGTGCAGGTTCTGCATGGAGGCCCACTTCCTGCTCCCGGCCAGGCACCGGAGCACCGCGAGGATAAGGAGCCTCGTAGAGGAGGGCGTGGAGGCCAACAAGGTCAACGGGGTGGCCTTCTACTCCCTCAGCTTCTTCGACCACCCGGGTGCGGACAGGCTCCTCGAGTGGGTCGTCGGGGAGGGGCTGGAGGCCTCGATAGGCAGCCTGAGGGCCGACCAGCTCACCGAGGACAGGGTGGAGCTGATGAGCAGGGCCGGGCAGAGGGTGGTGACTGTGGCCCCGGAGACGCTCAGCCCTAGGCTGTGCCGCGGCATAGGCAAGTGTATACCCCTGGAGAGGGTCGAGGAGATCGCCGAGCTGGCCTGGCGCCGGAGGATGCACGTCAAGCTATACCTCATGCTCGGCCTCCCCGGCGAGAGCGACGGGGACGTGGAGGCCTACGCCGAGGCGCTCCGGAGGCTGAGCCGCCGCGCGCCCCCCGCCAGGGAGGCGATACGGGTCAGCGTGAACCCCCTGGTCCCGAAGCCCTGGACGCCCCTCCAGCGCCACCCCCTCATAGACCGGAGGGTCTACGAGAGGAGGGTTAGGATCCTCCGCCGTGCCCAGAGCAAGGTGCTCAGCGTAGATGCTCTCAGCTACCGCTACGCCTACGCCCAGGCGGTGGTGGCGAGGGGCGACGAGAGGGTGGCGGAGCTGCTGGCCGAGTGGGCCCGGCTGGGCGGCAGGCTGGGCCAGCTATGGACGGCGGCGAGGAGGCTAGGGGTGAGCCTCGACGCCTACACCTCCGGGAAGGGCCCGAGGCCCTGGGAGGAGCTGGTGAGGCCCGGTTACCCGCCAGCAGCGCTCCAGGCGGCCTACCGGGCGGCGCTCCGGGCGGTGGGGGAGCAGGGCTAG
- a CDS encoding radical SAM protein, which translates to MGCEGPEWIVWIVTAACNLRCPYCYAARYLGERPLSTGEALRLVGEAAELGVAHINLTGGEPLLRGDILELLAAAVDSGIEASLFTNMALLRDGVAGELARLGVLLYTSLDGPREVYEAAKGPGSWERFLRAWGRPGATAWASTSTSRSPGSTTGGWARPSRRRLGWGLQASPSSRRCPRAGRWRPAATSPQGSSLRPSAARRRQPRGSA; encoded by the coding sequence TTGGGCTGCGAGGGGCCGGAGTGGATAGTCTGGATAGTGACTGCCGCCTGCAACCTCCGCTGCCCTTACTGCTACGCCGCCCGCTACCTCGGTGAGAGGCCGCTCTCCACCGGGGAGGCGCTCCGCCTGGTGGGGGAGGCGGCCGAGCTGGGGGTCGCGCATATCAACCTCACTGGGGGCGAGCCCCTCCTCCGCGGCGACATACTGGAGCTCCTGGCGGCGGCGGTCGACTCGGGCATAGAGGCGAGCCTCTTCACGAACATGGCTCTCCTCCGCGACGGCGTTGCGGGGGAGCTGGCGAGGCTCGGGGTGCTCCTCTACACCAGCCTCGACGGGCCCAGGGAGGTCTACGAGGCGGCGAAGGGCCCGGGGAGCTGGGAGAGGTTCCTCAGGGCCTGGGGGCGGCCCGGCGCCACGGCCTGGGCTTCCACGTCAACATCCCGGTCTCCCGGCTCAACTACAGGAGGGTGGGCGAGGCCGTCGAGACGGCGGTTGGGCTGGGGGCTGCAAGCGTCTCCATCATCCCGGCGATGCCCTCGGGCAGGGCGGTGGAGACCCGCAGCTACATCTCCTCAAGGGAGCTCCTTGAGGCCCTCCGCGGCGCGGAGGAGGCAGCCGAGAGGCTCGGCGTAA
- a CDS encoding NAD(P)/FAD-dependent oxidoreductase produces the protein MTRVDVLVVGAGIIGLSSAFHVKRLCPSCRVLLVEKHPGPGHGDTGRSAAAFRAFFTSRTNMALAASSIAFYREVQEREGFDLGMRFTGYLFLLTEEQHQALAPVLEELRRRGLGYRVYSPEELEELLGLRTRPGGEEAELMQLPGIDVGVLAENAGIIRPERLVEYYSRRIGEMGVEALYNTRVEKILVEPEQPLGVPGEPLPWQKARVVGAATSRGEIRADVTIVAGGAETPFLLDPVGVDIHAKPKKRQVFVIRADRPELRRLLHAEGFNSLGLAPFILLPKGVYIRPAPEDNAFWVGASDHLGRPFSWEPDPQPEEHFYEYGIYPVLHNYLPAFENARPSSAWAGFYDISIDGQPVVLSEPGLVAAAGTSGSGIMKADAVGRIAASLALGKKRAALYGGEEVDASILGTRSRRVEEERLVI, from the coding sequence ATGACCAGGGTGGACGTGCTCGTAGTTGGGGCAGGGATAATCGGGCTCTCCTCCGCCTTCCACGTCAAGAGGCTGTGCCCCAGCTGCCGGGTCCTCCTGGTGGAGAAGCACCCCGGCCCCGGCCACGGCGACACGGGCAGGAGCGCCGCCGCCTTCCGCGCGTTCTTCACATCCAGGACCAATATGGCGCTGGCGGCTAGCAGCATAGCCTTCTACAGGGAGGTGCAGGAGAGGGAGGGCTTCGACCTAGGGATGAGGTTCACGGGCTACCTCTTCCTCCTCACGGAGGAGCAGCACCAGGCCCTCGCGCCGGTCCTCGAGGAGCTGCGGCGCCGCGGCCTGGGCTACCGGGTCTACAGCCCCGAGGAGCTAGAGGAACTGCTGGGCCTCAGGACGAGGCCGGGCGGCGAGGAGGCGGAGCTGATGCAGCTCCCCGGCATAGACGTGGGCGTGCTGGCCGAGAACGCGGGCATAATCAGGCCCGAGAGGCTGGTGGAGTACTACAGCAGGAGGATAGGGGAGATGGGCGTTGAGGCCCTCTACAACACCAGGGTGGAGAAGATACTGGTGGAGCCGGAGCAGCCCCTGGGGGTCCCCGGCGAGCCCCTCCCCTGGCAGAAGGCCCGGGTGGTGGGCGCGGCCACGTCGAGGGGCGAGATAAGGGCCGACGTAACCATAGTGGCCGGGGGTGCTGAGACCCCCTTCCTCCTCGACCCTGTGGGCGTGGATATACACGCGAAGCCGAAGAAGAGGCAGGTCTTCGTCATACGCGCCGACCGGCCGGAGCTGCGGAGGCTGCTCCACGCCGAGGGCTTCAACAGCCTCGGGCTCGCCCCCTTCATCCTCCTGCCGAAAGGCGTCTACATCCGCCCCGCCCCCGAGGACAACGCCTTCTGGGTTGGGGCCTCCGACCACCTGGGCAGGCCCTTCTCCTGGGAGCCCGACCCCCAGCCCGAGGAGCACTTCTACGAGTACGGCATCTACCCGGTGCTCCACAACTACCTCCCGGCCTTCGAGAACGCGCGGCCCTCCTCGGCCTGGGCGGGGTTCTACGACATCTCCATAGACGGGCAACCCGTCGTGCTGTCCGAGCCCGGGCTCGTGGCGGCGGCCGGCACAAGCGGCAGCGGGATAATGAAGGCCGACGCGGTCGGCAGGATAGCTGCCTCCCTAGCCCTGGGCAAGAAGAGGGCGGCGCTCTACGGCGGAGAGGAGGTGGACGCGAGCATACTAGGCACCAGGAGCAGGAGAGTGGAGGAGGAGAGGCTCGTCATCTAG
- a CDS encoding aldehyde ferredoxin oxidoreductase family protein produces the protein MFRPVPVPGYAGRIAFIDLSSGRVETRELGESEARLFLGGKGLLYLLGYRLIPPSADPLDPAANRLVIAAGALATHAPGASKTGFLAKSPLTGILCDSYAGQVFAGKLRMAGFDAVVVYGKAEEPVYLYIEDGGVEVRPARHLWGSGAVETAEAVRKETRLGASVAAIGPAGERLVRYANIIVDGFRAAGRCGLGAVMGSMGLKAVAVWGSSVPARARPEEWRKLYLEVYERIRGDEPTRAWARYGTNDGVSVCSRLSMCPGWHWRRNWLPEEEARRLSGDEILSREAPRSVYRRYAGILWGWGCPVKCSKLASPRRRGLEHIVVKPEYENLAMLGLAPGVVDPDEVLYTEWLINSLGLDSISFGETASWLMELYEEGLVSREELAGLTREPRHGDPEAVRELARLVAERRGIGAVLAEGVEKASRILGRGGDRAVHVKGLEAAAWDPRGRRGLVVSYATADVGASHLRGWPSPHQPPSKGPARETVESMLRDRDWKALLDSMGLCSFVPYRPGEVQALYSAVTGLDAGIEELMLVGWRTEALARIHAALAGRVPEGDRPPKRWMEPIREGPLKGEKAALDWSDLMEAIREFYRRRGYHEEYGVPLPETLRRLGLDWAVEDAEKALAEVERRRRPL, from the coding sequence GTGTTCCGGCCCGTGCCCGTCCCCGGCTACGCCGGCAGGATAGCGTTCATAGACCTCTCCAGCGGGAGGGTTGAGACGCGGGAGCTGGGCGAGAGCGAGGCCAGGCTGTTCCTCGGAGGGAAGGGGCTCCTCTACCTCCTTGGCTACAGGCTGATCCCGCCGAGCGCCGACCCCCTGGACCCGGCGGCTAACAGGCTCGTCATCGCCGCCGGGGCGCTGGCGACCCACGCGCCCGGCGCGTCGAAGACCGGGTTCCTGGCCAAGAGCCCGCTGACCGGCATCCTCTGTGACAGCTACGCTGGCCAGGTGTTCGCCGGGAAGCTGCGGATGGCGGGGTTCGACGCGGTAGTTGTCTACGGTAAGGCCGAGGAACCCGTCTACCTCTACATAGAGGATGGCGGGGTCGAGGTGAGGCCCGCCCGCCACCTCTGGGGTAGCGGTGCGGTGGAGACAGCTGAGGCCGTGAGGAAGGAGACGAGGCTGGGCGCCAGCGTCGCGGCCATAGGGCCCGCGGGGGAGAGGCTGGTGCGCTACGCCAACATAATCGTGGACGGGTTCCGCGCCGCCGGCCGCTGCGGGCTGGGAGCAGTAATGGGCTCCATGGGGCTGAAGGCCGTGGCCGTCTGGGGGAGCAGTGTGCCCGCCAGAGCCAGGCCCGAGGAGTGGAGGAAGCTCTACCTGGAGGTCTACGAGAGGATACGCGGCGACGAGCCCACCAGGGCCTGGGCCCGCTACGGCACCAACGACGGCGTCTCGGTCTGCAGCAGGCTGAGCATGTGCCCCGGCTGGCACTGGAGGAGGAACTGGCTCCCCGAGGAGGAGGCCAGGAGGCTGAGCGGCGACGAGATCCTCTCCCGGGAGGCGCCGAGGAGCGTCTACCGGAGGTACGCCGGCATCCTCTGGGGCTGGGGCTGCCCCGTCAAGTGCAGCAAGCTCGCCTCCCCGAGGAGGAGGGGCCTGGAGCACATAGTGGTCAAGCCCGAGTACGAGAACCTGGCCATGCTGGGCCTCGCCCCCGGGGTGGTTGACCCCGACGAGGTGCTCTACACCGAGTGGCTCATCAACAGCCTGGGGCTGGACAGCATAAGCTTCGGCGAGACAGCCTCCTGGCTCATGGAGCTCTACGAGGAGGGCCTCGTCTCCCGGGAGGAGCTGGCCGGGCTCACCAGGGAGCCGAGGCACGGCGACCCCGAGGCAGTGCGCGAGCTGGCCCGCCTCGTGGCAGAGCGCCGCGGGATAGGGGCGGTGCTGGCAGAGGGCGTTGAGAAGGCCTCCAGGATACTGGGCCGCGGCGGCGACCGGGCGGTCCACGTCAAGGGCCTCGAGGCGGCGGCCTGGGACCCGAGGGGCCGCAGGGGGCTGGTGGTGAGCTACGCAACCGCGGATGTGGGCGCTAGCCACCTCCGCGGCTGGCCCAGCCCCCATCAGCCGCCGAGCAAGGGCCCTGCCAGGGAGACTGTGGAGAGCATGCTGAGGGACAGGGACTGGAAGGCCCTGCTCGATAGCATGGGGCTCTGCAGCTTCGTGCCCTACCGGCCCGGGGAGGTGCAGGCCCTCTACAGCGCCGTCACCGGGCTGGACGCCGGGATAGAGGAGCTGATGCTCGTGGGCTGGAGGACGGAGGCGCTGGCGAGGATACACGCGGCCCTGGCCGGCAGGGTGCCGGAGGGCGACCGGCCGCCCAAGCGCTGGATGGAGCCGATAAGGGAGGGCCCCCTGAAGGGCGAGAAGGCCGCGCTGGACTGGAGCGACCTCATGGAGGCGATCCGCGAGTTCTACAGGAGGAGAGGCTACCACGAGGAGTACGGCGTCCCCCTCCCCGAGACGCTGCGCCGCCTGGGCCTCGACTGGGCGGTGGAGGACGCGGAGAAGGCGCTGGCGGAGGTGGAGAGGCGGAGGAGACCCCTCTAG
- a CDS encoding ABC transporter ATP-binding protein codes for MITVRNLRVELGGFTLTIPRLEVREGEYLVVMGASGVGKTVLLHALAGFIKPAEGEILVDGRDVTSLPPEERGFAYVPQDYGLFPHMTVYENIAFGLRARRCPGEDVDRRVRGVAGVLGIEHLLDRRPAELSGGERQRVALARALAVEPRLLLLDEPTANIDPGNRVRVRAFIRELREKLRFTAVHVTHDIVEALELGDSIACMERGRLTGKCSVDEFLETEYARPYLEELKPLLKRLGYA; via the coding sequence ATGATCACGGTGCGTAACCTCCGCGTAGAGCTGGGGGGCTTCACGCTGACCATACCGCGGCTGGAGGTGAGGGAGGGGGAGTACCTGGTGGTAATGGGGGCCAGCGGCGTCGGCAAGACGGTCCTGCTACACGCCCTCGCCGGCTTCATAAAGCCCGCTGAGGGCGAGATACTCGTCGACGGCCGGGACGTCACCAGCCTCCCCCCAGAGGAGAGGGGCTTCGCCTATGTTCCTCAGGATTATGGGCTTTTCCCCCACATGACTGTCTACGAGAACATTGCCTTCGGCCTCCGGGCCCGCCGCTGCCCCGGGGAGGATGTGGACAGGAGGGTGCGGGGGGTCGCCGGGGTCCTCGGGATAGAGCATCTCCTCGACCGCAGGCCCGCGGAGCTGAGCGGCGGCGAGAGGCAGCGCGTGGCGCTCGCCAGAGCCCTCGCAGTAGAGCCCAGGCTACTCCTCCTCGACGAGCCCACGGCCAACATAGACCCGGGCAACCGGGTCAGGGTGAGAGCCTTTATCCGAGAGCTTAGGGAGAAGCTGAGGTTCACAGCAGTACACGTGACCCACGACATAGTGGAGGCCCTGGAGCTGGGGGACTCGATAGCCTGCATGGAGAGGGGGAGGCTGACCGGCAAGTGCAGCGTGGACGAGTTCCTCGAGACGGAGTATGCGAGGCCCTACCTCGAGGAGCTGAAGCCGCTGCTGAAGCGCCTCGGCTACGCGTGA